The nucleotide sequence TGCAGGGTTTCTATATGTGTGAAATAAGCTCTTTAGAAAAGCTTCTCATTCGAATGGCTTTACGTTCACACTTCCAGCAGAACACGGATCTCAATGTGGCTGTTCACACCTGATGCTTTAAGTACAGGTATAGGAATCAAGATGGCTTATCCCTTGGTTTTCACTTGAATCTTGGAATTATGGGataagatgcattttatgatGAGATGTGACACACCGTAAGGAAAAAAATTGTAATTCAGGCTCCAATTGAAAAAGGTCTAGTAACTGATCACATGTGATCACACCCACACAAAAATTTCTGTGATTTGATGCATTTTAATTAACAGAAAGTCAATTTGgccaaaatttagatgtgatcattcactagaacattttcacttgggcctgaatttttttttttacagtgcagtagagaactgagaaaaatactgtattttcCTGGGATATGGTTCTTGCTAATAGTAAGAAACCGTCAATCTCTTGTTTTAACAGACATACAATATGCAAAATTTTAATAAAACGGTGGTGTTTATGTGATATGCACTGTATCAGTGTATTAATACAATATAATCACAGCTCTTTGAAGTATTTGGAAATAGCATATGTGTCCAGGAACTTAGACTGATTTACTGTAAACCACTGAAGAGTTATCAGCATTCCTGACTTCCTTCCTTACTTCTTAAAATCTATTTCTTctgcacatttttttttggtTCAACTGCAAGATGCCTGAGggatctgatgtgtgtgtgtgtgcgtgtatggaactgtgtgggtgtgtgtgaagGCAGACCGCAGAGCACGCACCCTTGTGACACAATGCCAGATACCTTCAGGTGTTAACAAAACTCAGATTAATAGACACACATGAATGCAAACATGTCTGTTGTTTATTTATGCACAAAGAAATTATGCATAGACTGAAAATATTGTGCACATTTTATCCTGCatcatataaaacaatatactaAAACTAACATTATTCCCATTAAGACAAAGTCAAAAGGCATTCATATTAACCAAAATGCttcataaaaatgtgattttaaaaagtGCATATGCGGTCCTTTTTCTGTTTGCATCAGTTCCTGCCTGAGATACAGAGGCATATTTGACATAATTCTGACATGGCAGAATATTTATCTGCAAatcatgcatttaaaaataagaGGGAAAATATTTCATGTGTAACTTGCAATAGTTGCAAATGACTTcttgttaataaattaaaataaatcaaaatgcaaataatttcaattaactggAAAAAGCCGTAAAAACCACACAGCCAAAACCTCCTTTTTCATTCTATTAGAGATTGAGAGAATGACACAACCTTTCATTTGCATGTTAAAGCCTTGTTCTTTCACATGTGCCTTTGGTTTCTGATCCCAAATAAGATGCATTTCACACCTGTGGCTGCAGACTCTCAGTCTTTTATATGAGTGTTAATGAGGTGTctcccccccccaccccccacccacacacacatgctgaaGTTTCTCTCCAGCACTGAGAGAGTTAAGGGAGGATACACCTGTCCTATCACACACCTGTCTCAGGCtggcagccaatcagagcaaagaAGGCAAGGTGTATAAATACTACGATGTGGATACAAATCAAACCACTTCATTTGTCAGGAtataaacacagacacacactcaaccAGACATACACACATCTGGGAGAAGAGACAAGATCACAAACTAAGGATTTTATCACCAGTGCCTGTCAGACGAGTCATGACAAAGGAGATCGAGTAAGTTTCATTATTTgttaaatttattattattattttttggtctagggcttcttttttttaaatttacataCCATTTATTtacctacatttttttttttttttggattaagagtttacctttatttttaaaataaatgattctATCAGTCACTGTCTAGACATTTTCCAATGATCTTTAGTGCAGGACTAAAACCTGCGTTTTGTTTAATATGATTCATCAGATTTGTTTGTGGGTTGTGttatagtttgcagtttcaccGCTCTGAGCTGTCTCTAACTCTTGAGTAATGTCTTTCTCGTCTTCTcccactctccctctgctcacGTGTAAACGGGCCCCCACATGAATGAGTACATGAAGATAATTTCTGCTGAAAATTGACACCAGGACCCAAACAGGCATTCTGTCTCTAATGCTCACAGACAGCCTGGTGTAACTGTCCTAAGGGCCTAAGTGCATACAACCAGAAACACATCAGTCTATGTCAGGTCTATGTCAACATGCAGGTGGCTAGAATTAGTAAATATgggtatttatttatatggGGATTTTTCATCATCTGGAAAATTCAgttctaattttttttaaagaatgaacAGAAAATGCTCATTCATGAAGTGTGAGCACAGGTGCCTAAACAGCTCTGTTTGCATTTCAGCTTACCAAAGCAGACCACCTCATTGCTAATCCTAGTAGTTTGTAGTTCTTTTGAAAGTCCCAAAACAAATCGAACTGTTTGAGGAGTTCTTCAAATCCTTGTCTATTGTTTGTGGTGCTTGTGTTAAGTTAAAATTAAGTTCCTTCACTTAGGCTTTGCTTCTGAGCGTTGATCCGTTACAAGTGTCGATGAGAAGAGAAAGTCAGATGTTTGCCACCGTTTGTCTTCACATTTTGTGAAGGTTTTTATATAGAGCATTATATAGGTTTGAAGTCTGAAGAGCATCTTTCATCTTCACTTCATTAAATTCTGTGGTTTTGAGCATCGTATGCACACCGGAGGCACATTCTTGTGGCCTTTAAAGCAGTTattaaatctttttttccaTACATCACACCAGCAACATTTGCAAAATCACATGTTGCAGGTCTTGGGAATGCTGAGGTTTTCTCTATGCTAATGTCTCTTTCGTCTTTCCCCTAGGGCTCTCATGGTACAGCAGAACGAGAGTTTCAACTACTTACGCTATCCGGACAATTACATGATGGACTCTTGGCCTTACGAGGACAGGTACGCTTGACTATATAGTTTTTTTGATTTATGAATCGAAATGCTTACGCATGCAGTAAAGAATATAAGTATATACTGTCAGTAGTATTAGACAAAAGGCAAGATGAATATGTCACAACAGTACTAAGTCATCCAGATGTATAAATGTCCAATTTTCTCCATCCAGCGTATTGCTATGTTGAGTAATTTAGCCAAAGATTATCTGAGGTCAGAGCTGGTTCAGCTTTTAATCCTCTTCTTCAACCCATCCCAAAAACGACTGAGTCACTGCACAGCACCCTTTTGTGCAAGTGAAAAATAGCTGCCTATAGAGCTTGTTGGTCTCACTGATGTCAAACCCTGCCGAGAAACTCAAacagtgagaaaaaaaaatcagcgtTAGGTAGCAAACAGCTCCCGCCCAGTGTGTTTGGCTTTGCTTTTCATGCAAAGAAAGCTCCATAAACAATGCAGAGATTGAGCAAAGCTTTTATTGACtttaacactttttttgtcagCATTGTATAGATAAGTAACAGATGCCCTTGTGTAAATCGCATTACGGATTGAGTGccattaaaaagaagaagaagtcaTAATGTACAACCAGAAAGTTCACAATATGTAATGGCATTTATCCCTTAGGACATCGAACAGCTCTTCCCCTGAGCTGGCCACACTGGAGAATGCTCAGATCATGAAAATTCTTTCTGACAATATTCCCTTCAGCCACGTAAAGCAACCATTAGCGGGCACTGACAGCTACCCGGTCAACATCAACAACATTTTGGAATCTCTCCTCCCGCCAACCTCACAGAAATCATGGCCATCTCACCAAACCTTTCTTGAGGTCACGCCTGAGGTTTgcatacacacatttatattaatatattatagagacttatattaatataataaataatgataGCATGTTTTTCTGTTATTGTTGTTTCTGAGCCATTATAACAAAAATGCCACGAATGCCTAAAAAAGGTGCTCCGTCATCTCTATAATTACCATCGATTTATGACACATCTGTttgttttcttcaaaaaacAGCCTCTTGGCAACAGCAATGCGTTTGTGGGACAGACAAGCCCTGTATACTCCTACCCCAACTCTTCCCCAGAGAGATACAGGTGAGAAAGGCTTCTTAGTCTTTTTGCCTCTATAAAAATAGTGTCATTTGGGGACTTTATACAAACTGTTTTCATCGGACTGTTTTTTGCAGGAATGACTTCCAATTCGTTCTAGGCGCCCCACAAGCTTCCCAGCACAAAACTACAGAAATACCCATGGTGTACCTCAACAAGGGGCAGTTTTACCCCATCAAGCTGCAGGGAGTGGACAGCACTGCTGGGGTGTCATGCAGCAAAGTAAAAGTAAGTTATACTTTCATAAACACACATTGGGAATTCCTAAAATTAATAGAATATTTGTTGGAAATGAAGGTCAGAATTCATGCTTGCCATTTAACATACCATTGACCCCCCCAAAGTAATCTGCTCCAAAGAGAAGGAGTAACTAGTCAATTTAGCTTCTTTTGTTCAGTATGAAAGTATAATATTTTGTGGCTTAGTATCCATGACGCAAAACAGCAGTGAAGATTCAGAGCAACTCTGTGGGCCAAACTCATATGCCTTTGTATGTAAGACTGAACACAGGTGACGGATAAGGTGTGACAGATTGTCTCTTTTGTTTAAAGCATACACTGCTATGGTCAGTGACAAAGCAGAGAGAAAGGGGTATTAGTGTGGTGACATCGCTTGGTAAACAGCAAAAAGCCAAGCATTTGTCCTACAGGGAGTCACCACTCTCTAAAAACCACAAAGTAACAGGTTCTAATAATGCTTTATTTTTCTTCCTTTATCTCTTTTAGACGGTGATCATGGCTGTGTTTGAGAATGACAAGAGTCCTGAGATGCAGCTGAAGTACTGGAACCACTGGCATGCTCGACAGCCTACCGTCAAACAGAGAGTCATCGATATCGGTGTGTATACCTCACTATCACTCAACCTAAACAACACTGGAAAAAAATCTTACACTGTAAACCCAGATAAGTTggcaaaattgtaaaaaaaattaggcTTTCAGTTGACTAAAAAAATGCAAGTTAAGaaattaagtttaagtaagctttattttgtaataatagattttatttgctctgcacttgaaatatttgagttagctaattcatacatttaccTGAAAAATATCATACATTTTTAGTAGTGGAAACTTAATTAGctttaattcaataaatgccatGATAGTAAGTGGTAACACAACGTTTTCatagcattagcatagcacttgttgaatgaggacagcaatatataacataacatatatcTGTTCTTGAactaagcacacacacacacacacacacacacacacacacacacacacacacacacacacacacacacacacacacacacacacacacacacacacacacacacatgttggtctatgtggtttacagggactctccataggcgtaatggtttttatactgtacaaaccgcattttctatccccttacactgcccctgcccctaaacctacccatcacaggaaacattctgcatttttactttctcaaaaaaacatcatttagtatgtttttaaggccatttgaattatgaggacatttgatatgtcctcataaaccacatttatagtgtaataccagtgtaatacccatgtagttatacaaatttgtgtcctcataaacaggctcacacacacacacacacacacacacacacacacacacacacacacacacacacacacacacacacacacacacacacacacacacacacacacagtttccatgttttatggggactttccataggcgtaatggattttgtactgtacaaaccatattttctatccccctacactgcccataaacctacccatcacaggaaacattctgcattttttctttctcaaaaaaactcatcctgtatgatttataagatgttttcctcatggggaccaaaaaatgtcccaaggacaaggatttcagatattgctatctttgtggggacattttgtccccatagcgtagggattaccagcccacacacacacacacacacacacacacacacacacacacacacacacacacacacacacacacacataatataaCACTTAATTTAGTTATTTACTATCCCTTTTGCGTGTCATGGCAAAcaatgctgggaaatagaaatcccagcccagtttcggttaaatttaatttttatataaattaatttgtgtgaactaatttgtttaatttgagttggctctattcaaaagaattaattatttttagcgTTTACAATGTAATATTTTGTCTATTTCCAGTCAAAATAGGTAAATATCCTGAAATATACATTTGTTTAAAAAGATTTGAATTACCAAATTTTTTGATTACCTCACTGGCTAcgttttataatattatatactgattaagaaaatgaaaatgttttatcaTATACTGGTAATTATGGCCACACCCACCATTTTCTTTGAAGTCAGATGTCATATAAGGTGGAGGGTTTTGATTTATATATGTTTCATTTATAGTAATATATTCTTATATATTGCCTCTCAGCTGActacaaggaagttttcagtggAGTGAGTAATTTGGAAGAGGTTGCTTTCAACGCACTGTCCTTTATCTGGAACACCAATGAAGAAGCAAaggtacaaacacacacacacacacacacacacacacacacacacacacacacacacacacacacacacacacacacacacacacacacacacacacacacacacacacacacacacacacacacacacacacacacacacacacacgcacacatccaCCTGTCACTTGTTTTTGTTAAGTGATGGGTTTGAAAGGAGGATCATTTAGAGGAGTGTCAGAGAGCAGTGGTATCTATGGTATGCAGCCTCCTTAGGCAACTGTCATCATAGGGAATAAGACAGAAAGAGGGAGGGAAGGAAGCAAGCagggaaaaagagaaaagaaatagGGCACATTTCAGCATGCCCCAAGGGTAGTGATGGGTGGGACAACGAAACTCACAGCAGGTGGAGCAGAGACAGAAAGAAAATACAATCACTGTAACAcacttttattaatttaattaaatggcaGTATGTTAAAAGTCATTTCTTTAGCTACtaattgaaaaaaagaaaaattataatGAATTTGTCCGATGTTAGAATGTTTGTGTTTACCAAGCAATGTAACAACAACCCTTTATTAGAattgaaatatttcaaatgttaatCTGAAATCTCCATGTACAATCTGTGGGCCAGTGCGTGCCAAATTAATCACCGGCTATGAGGAACTAGGAAGAATTTTCTTGGACATTGGCACCTGTTTTATTCCTTCCGTTTATCCCTCATATTATTTAgatgattgtttttttattgttttgccTCCGGTTCTAACATGTCAGATCTCGCCATGTTATTCTCCATATGGACACTCCTTTTCTTTTGAAATGAATTGGAATTATTGAACAACCATTCATGCCCTATTTGCATATGACACATCTAATGTGTCTTATCCCTGACCCTTCCTTTTGTCAAAGCacaggttttttgtttttttttaacaggcCTGCGCATGAACTAAACAATGAATGTTCTTTTACTTTTTCTATATTTATTGTACAACTGCATCATTTTGTTGAGTAACAAAATTCCTAATTTCCCTGTGCTTTCCTGAAATTTCAACCCTCCGATGTGTTTTACAGGTGCACATTGGCATCAACTCTCTGAGCACGGACTTCTCCTCGCAGAAGGGGGTCAAAGGTCTTCCTCTGAATCTTCAGATCGATACGTATGATTTCAGCTCAGGGAACAACCGACTCATTCACAGAGCTGTTTGTCAGGTCAAGATCTTCTGCGATAAGGTGAGCCAGTGCGCAATTATGtgtgaattttttaattttattttagaaaaatgtatatatatatatatacacatttttaacttttatttatgtttagtttaatttaataataaaattaaattattataatttttttaaagcaaaaccCTCAAAATAATCTCATAACAGGCTTGATGAAAACTAAAACGGAGGAACATTAAGTTTCATTATCAGGGTGTGCATTGGAGTTCTGTCACTTGTTTGGCTCATCTTGGACTGCGTCATTAACTCTCAAACAAAACAGTCCTGACTCATGACCTACTAAGTTATTTACTTATAAAGCGGTGCATGTCTGACCTCTGATCTCTTACTGGCACATTTTCAGTTACGTGAtaactgttttcactgaagcagaaaaaaaagtcactaAAGTATTTGTGAGTTTTTCTTTCAGTCTGTCTATCTCTCTTTCAACGTCTCTCACCCTTACTCTGTCTGCTACATTCTGCTATCTTCTGATTCCCATTGATCCCTTTTGGTGAGCTGATCAGATAAAGTCATCACTGCTTTATCTCCTTAAAGCTTGTTTGTGTGTTCCACGGCGGCCATAGTTATTAGCTGATTGACTGTGTGGGGAAATGCATGATGGGAAGGTCAGATTTAACACGTCTGACTGGTTTAGCAGCAGAAGGTGAACTGAGTGCATTACTGCATTGCTGTGGTTTCTCTAGCTGGATCAAATGCATATCTACTCCACAGCTGGCACCTAAACTAGAATTTTTTAAGAAgggttataaatattatatacattacaataaatattattaagcATGGAAGGagagattaaaataaaaaaaaataaaagttatttctTACTGGTAATACCTTTTGTAATGTTTGTTTCATTATTTCATCTTTTCCCCCCCAATTAAAACCCCAAGCATATGTGCATTTGTATTGTTTTAAGAGAACTGTTTTGTATTCTGAATTATTGCGTGTTTTACAAGCTGTCCTAATATGCCAGAGCAATTTTTAATTGCTCCGATTCTAAGTTTTATTGCTCTTATATGCTTGCAGGGGGCTGAGAGGAAGATGAGAGatgaggagaggaagagaagcaaAAGGAGAACCAAGAATGTTGTAGACTCCAGCAACAATAGTGAGTGCCGTCAGTCACATAATTACCGGTACAGCCTGAGACTCTCAGGGAACACCCATTACCGCCTTACCGAAATTGTAACGAGAATACAGTAAATATTTCCCCTTTTGATGTCCATGTTGTGGCCAATGATGTATAAAAGAGGGCTCTCAAACTTAAGCCAAGCGGTGTTTTCCACCAGGGTCTAGTTTTCATTAATTATGCCTTTATGAAACGTTTACACTTATTGCTTTGTGttcatttaaaactttttttttctcctcaggTTGCAAACAGGCCTTAGTCTCCAGTTCTGTTGGAAAGGACTCTACCTACTTCAAAACTCTAGATGATCACGTCACACAACCCGTTTTATTCATCCCAGAGATGCACTTCAGCACTATGCAGCGCTGTGGCCTGGTACGTCTGtctttcacacatacacacatgctcTTCCCTACATCCTAGGATATGCGGCTTACCGCAGCATTGTTGAGTCATGTTCACCAACACCCCGAGGGCTGAGAGTATGGGAAAAGTGTGGGAAAAAATGTGGTGGGAAAGAAGTGGGCTtggaaaagaaagagagaaagtgaTCTCGAGATCAGACATGCTAACTGGTGCGCTCCTGAGTTTACATGACAGTGAGCGAAACTCACCTGAGACGGGGACGGCCATGCTGACTGACACAGGGATTAACCCGTGGGAgctcaaacacacgcacacacactttttCTGAGGGTGTTGAAGAGATGCTGTTCAGCTGTGTTTACACAGGCTAGGAGAGCAGGGATAGAGACTGTTCCGACAGGCCGTTTTTCCCACAGTCCAGATTTCAACAGCATTTCATAACACCAGTCGTTTGGCCTTTGTACATGTACAAAAAAATTCAGgccccaattgaacattttctagtgactgatgaCATCtatatttttcagttggccaaattgattttttgtgaattgatgcaatttggccaactaaaaaatttagatgtgatcagtcactaaaacattttcaattggggcctgatttttttttttttacagtgtagagagAGCCCATTTGAATGCCTTTATTAGCAAAGAATTAGGAAATCATGACATCCCCCTACATTTTGTTCTGCATTGGTGCAGCTTTTTGCATTCAAGATCACACTGTGATAATATCGTCAGTCTATCACTATCACTATCATCAGCATGTGAACACGCAAGCGACATTTTAACAACACAGATTTAATCTGTTATTGTCCAGGTGCCTCCTGTTAGCTTAGAAGAAATGGACAAGACATCACGGAAACGTACCAGCAGCTACGCAGAGGCCGGCGACCAGAGCAGCTCCCCTCCGACCAAACAAGCCCGCCGAGATGAGCAACAGAAAGGTACGTTAGACACAAGATCTTTTTAGTAACGCAGGAACATAGCAAAACAATCTCTCTCCCTTTGTTTTGCGCTAAAAATCACAGTCCCACTGCGTGTTAATAGTcaattctttattttttccAC is from Pseudorasbora parva isolate DD20220531a chromosome 10, ASM2467924v1, whole genome shotgun sequence and encodes:
- the grhl3 gene encoding grainyhead-like protein 3 homolog isoform X1, which encodes MTKEIEALMVQQNESFNYLRYPDNYMMDSWPYEDRTSNSSSPELATLENAQIMKILSDNIPFSHVKQPLAGTDSYPVNINNILESLLPPTSQKSWPSHQTFLEVTPEPLGNSNAFVGQTSPVYSYPNSSPERYRNDFQFVLGAPQASQHKTTEIPMVYLNKGQFYPIKLQGVDSTAGVSCSKVKTVIMAVFENDKSPEMQLKYWNHWHARQPTVKQRVIDIADYKEVFSGVSNLEEVAFNALSFIWNTNEEAKVHIGINSLSTDFSSQKGVKGLPLNLQIDTYDFSSGNNRLIHRAVCQVKIFCDKGAERKMRDEERKRSKRRTKNVVDSSNNSCKQALVSSSVGKDSTYFKTLDDHVTQPVLFIPEMHFSTMQRCGLVPPVSLEEMDKTSRKRTSSYAEAGDQSSSPPTKQARRDEQQKVLLYVRRETEEVFDALMLNTPTLKGLREAISEKYGMQEDTIGKIFKKCKRGIFVNMDDNIIEHYSNHSAFLIEISEVIINHFQITLMEL
- the grhl3 gene encoding grainyhead-like protein 3 homolog isoform X2, translating into MTKEIEALMVQQNESFNYLRYPDNYMMDSWPYEDSHVKQPLAGTDSYPVNINNILESLLPPTSQKSWPSHQTFLEVTPEPLGNSNAFVGQTSPVYSYPNSSPERYRNDFQFVLGAPQASQHKTTEIPMVYLNKGQFYPIKLQGVDSTAGVSCSKVKTVIMAVFENDKSPEMQLKYWNHWHARQPTVKQRVIDIADYKEVFSGVSNLEEVAFNALSFIWNTNEEAKVHIGINSLSTDFSSQKGVKGLPLNLQIDTYDFSSGNNRLIHRAVCQVKIFCDKGAERKMRDEERKRSKRRTKNVVDSSNNSCKQALVSSSVGKDSTYFKTLDDHVTQPVLFIPEMHFSTMQRCGLVPPVSLEEMDKTSRKRTSSYAEAGDQSSSPPTKQARRDEQQKVLLYVRRETEEVFDALMLNTPTLKGLREAISEKYGMQEDTIGKIFKKCKRGIFVNMDDNIIEHYSNHSAFLIEISEVIINHFQITLMEL